A single window of Lynx canadensis isolate LIC74 chromosome C2, mLynCan4.pri.v2, whole genome shotgun sequence DNA harbors:
- the LOC115523679 gene encoding olfactory receptor 5AC1-like, with product MAEENKTQVTEFVLMGLTDLPGLQVPLFLVFLVIYLTTMVGNLGLVALIWKDTHLHNPMYLFLGSLAFADACTSSSVTPRMLVNFLSKNHAISLSDCLAQFYIFGSSATTECFLLVVMAYDRYVAICNPLLYPVMMSNNLCTQFIGVSYFIGFLHSAIHVGLLFRLTFCRSNKIHCFYCEIIQLFKISCTDPTVNTLLVLIFSAFVQVFTFTTIMVSYTRVLFAILKKKSEKGRSRAFSTCSAHLLSVSLFYGTLFFMYVRPGSGYTEDHDKIYSLFYTIIIPLLNPFIYSLRNKEVIGALRRIMKK from the coding sequence ATGGcagaagaaaataagacacaGGTGACGGAGTTTGTTCTCATGGGACTTACAGATCTTCCAGGGCTGCAGGTCCCCCTGTTCCTGGTGTTCTTGGTCATCTACCTCACTACCATGGTGGGCAACCTTGGTCTGGTTGCTCTCATCTGGAAGGACACCCACCTTCACAACCCCATGTACTTATTCCTCGGCAGTTTGGCCTTTGCAGATGCCTGTACTTCATCCTCTGTAACTCCCAGGATGCTTGTAAATTTTTTATCCAAGAATCATGCGATATCTCTTTCTGACTGTCTGGCtcagttttacatttttggttcCAGTGCCACCACAGAGTGCTTCCTCCTGGTagtgatggcctatgaccgctatgtaGCCATTTGCAACCCTTTGCTTTATCCAGTCATGATGTCCAATAACCTCTGTACTCAGTTCATTGGCgtttcatattttattggttttctacATTCAGCAATTCATGTGGGTTTGTTATTTAGATTAACTTTCTGCAGGTCCAATAAAATACATTGTTTCTACTGTGAAATTATAcaacttttcaaaatttcttgCACTGATCCTACAGTTAATACACTTCTGGTGTTAATCTTTTCGGCCTTTGTACAAGTCTTCACTTTTACGACCATCATGGTGTCTTATACCCGTGTCCTCTTTGCCATCCTGAAAAAGAAGTCTGAAAAGGGCAGGAGCAGAGCCTTCTCCACGTGCAGCGCCCACCTGCTCTCTGTTTCCTTGTTCTATGGCACTCTCTTCTTCATGTATGTGCGTCCTGGGTCTGGCTACACTGAAGATCatgataaaatttattctttattttacacaATAATAATTCCTCTGCTAAATCCTTTTATTTACAGCTTGAGGAACAAAGAGGTTATAGGTGCCTTGAgaagaataatgaagaaataa
- the LOC115522911 gene encoding olfactory receptor 5AC1-like, giving the protein MMEANKTQVTEFVLTGLTDHPGMQVPLFLAFLVIYLTTMVGNLGLIFLIWKDPHLHTPMYLFLGSLAFADACSSSSVTPRMFVSILDKSQMISLFECMAQYYFFGSSATTECFLLVVMAYDRYAAICNPLLYPVVMSNRLCTWLISVSYAIGFLHPVIHVGLLFRLTFCRSNIIPHFYCEILSLYTISCTDPSLNALVIFIFAACIQAFTFTTIMVSYTRVLFAILKKKPEKGRSRAFSTCSAHLLSVSLFYGTLFFMYVRPGSGPDQYQDKMYSLFYTVIIPLLNPFIYSLRNKEVLGALRKVIKKCLGKAFIIL; this is encoded by the coding sequence ATGATGGAGGCAAACAAGACGCAGGTGACGGAGTTTGTTCTCACAGGACTGACAGATCATCCAGGGATGCAGGTTCCCCTGTTCCTGGCGTTCTTGGTCATCTATCTCACCACCATGGTGGGCAACCTCGGACtgattttcctcatctggaaGGACCCTCATCTTCACACTCCCATGTACTTATTCCTTGGCAGTTTGGCCTTTGCAGATGCTTGTTCCTCATCCTCTGTGACTCCCAGGATGTTTGTCAGCATCTTAGACAAAAGTCAAATGATATCCCTCTTTGAGTGCATGGCCcagtattatttttttggttCCAGTGCCACCACAGAGTGTTTCCTCTTGGTagtgatggcctatgaccgctacgCAGCCATATGCAACCCCTTGCTTTATCCAGTGGTGATGTCCAACCGACTCTGTACCTGGTTGATAAGTGTGTCCTATGCGATTGGTTTTCTGCATCCCGTCATTCATGTGGGATTATTGTTTAGATTAACCTTCTGCAGGTCCAATATAATACCTCATTTCTACTGTGAAATTTTGTCACTATATACAATTTCTTGCACTGACCCATCTCTTAATGcattggtgatttttatttttgctgcttGTATACAAGCTTTTACTTTTACGACCATCATGGTGTCTTATACCCGTGTCCTCTTCGCCATCCTGAAAAAGAAGCCTGAGAAGGGCAGGAGCAGAGCCTTCTCCACGTGCAGCGCCCAcctgctctctgtttctttgttctaTGGCACTCTCTTCTTCATGTATGTGCGTCCTGGGTCTGGGCCAGATCAATATCAGgataaaatgtattcattgttCTACACGGTTATAATCCCCCTGCTAAACCCCTTTATTTATAGCCTAAGAAACAAGGAAGTTTTAGGTGCATTGAGAAAAGTGATAAAGAAATGTTTAGGGAAAgctttcattattctttaa